The Candidatus Neomarinimicrobiota bacterium DNA segment CTAACATGGCCCTGGCCTATCCCCATACCTCGATTCAGGCATCTCCCTCTGTGCCCTCTCCGGACGCGAGCGACCAACAGCCGGTCACAACCAGGGAATCAGAAGTGCCGGAGTTGGTGAAGGAAACTGTCCACCACCAAATCCATGCGCCAATTGTTGGCACCTTTTACCGGGCTCCCTCGCCGGAATCGCCACCCTATATCAATATAGGCGACGAAATCTCCGTCGGCCAAGTGATCTGTATTATCGAGGCTATGAAGATCATGAATGAAATTGAGAGCGATATGAGTGGCACAGTGGTGAATATTCTGGTAGAAAATGCTACGCCGGTAGAATTTAATCAGCCGCTGGTCGTTGT contains these protein-coding regions:
- the accB gene encoding acetyl-CoA carboxylase biotin carboxyl carrier protein; this translates as MLKNKLKEIIDIVEKHNVHEVEVSTWWGRKIRVTKDASNMALAYPHTSIQASPSVPSPDASDQQPVTTRESEVPELVKETVHHQIHAPIVGTFYRAPSPESPPYINIGDEISVGQVICIIEAMKIMNEIESDMSGTVVNILVENATPVEFNQPLVVVNPS